From a region of the Halanaerobium hydrogeniformans genome:
- a CDS encoding anthranilate synthase component II has translation MILVIDNYDSFTYNLVHILEEFDTVKVIRNDKISVEDIAIMAPDKIVISPGPGRPDDAGISKTIIDYFKDKIEILGVCLGHQCIAEVFGAEVVIADELVHGKVSKINLLDKDNLLFAGIDNNFSATRYHSLLVNKKNLPEELNILAETEKGEIMAIKHKDYPVYGVQFHPESILTEAGKIILENFITNKN, from the coding sequence GTGATTTTAGTAATAGATAATTATGATTCTTTTACCTATAACCTGGTTCATATTTTGGAAGAATTTGATACGGTAAAAGTTATCCGTAATGATAAAATTTCAGTAGAAGATATTGCTATTATGGCACCTGATAAGATAGTTATTTCTCCTGGGCCTGGCCGGCCAGATGATGCAGGAATTTCTAAAACAATAATAGACTATTTTAAAGATAAAATTGAGATATTAGGAGTTTGTTTAGGCCATCAGTGTATTGCTGAGGTTTTTGGAGCTGAAGTTGTAATAGCTGATGAGCTAGTTCATGGTAAAGTTTCCAAGATTAATCTGCTTGATAAGGATAATCTATTATTTGCAGGAATCGATAATAATTTTTCTGCAACTCGTTATCATTCGCTTTTAGTCAACAAAAAAAATCTGCCTGAAGAATTAAATATATTAGCAGAAACAGAAAAAGGAGAAATAATGGCTATTAAACACAAAGATTATCCAGTATATGGAGTTCAGTTTCATCCGGAATCTATTTTGACAGAAGCAGGAAAAATAATTTTAGAAAATTTTATAACCAATAAAAATTAG
- the trpE gene encoding anthranilate synthase component I, translated as MINLKEFLVQAEKYDIIPIYDEFIADTETPISLYKKLAADKDYSYLLESSENDRYSFIGLEPAAVFKNHKDYFEILKQGKIEKKCDQDLISYLQNYLNNISVYQNEKLPPFSGGFVGYFNYEMIEKWEDIFHAEKGKSLIKDDKPLSILVMTKMILAYDHLHNTVKIINNLQLEADLSLEEKKKLYAQAQFELKKLKDKIENTKSKMAVVGERYSSEKAELISNTSKEEFEEMVKKAKEHIREGDIFQIVLSQKFSIENDLPPFKIFRALRSVNPSPYSFYLNFPETRIIGSSPEVLVRVRDNRVMTRPLAGTRPRGKNKKEDFELETDLLSDEKEKAEHTMLLDLGRNDLSRIAAPSSVEVTELMEVEYYSKVMHIVSQVEADLKEGLDSLDVLKAVFPAGTVSGAPKIKAIELINDLEKEARGVYAGTVAYLSFNGNLDSCITIRTFSLTDGKLNLQVGAGIVADSDPAKEYQETLNKGRALFDALKVVREDGIRDFSNR; from the coding sequence ATGATAAATTTAAAAGAGTTTTTAGTACAGGCAGAAAAATATGATATTATTCCTATTTATGATGAATTTATAGCTGATACTGAAACACCAATTTCTCTTTACAAAAAGTTGGCAGCTGATAAAGATTATTCCTATCTACTGGAAAGTTCAGAAAATGATCGCTATTCCTTTATTGGTTTAGAACCAGCAGCAGTTTTTAAAAATCACAAAGACTATTTTGAAATCCTAAAACAGGGTAAAATAGAAAAAAAGTGTGATCAAGATTTAATTTCTTATTTACAAAATTATTTAAATAATATTAGTGTATATCAAAATGAAAAACTCCCACCTTTTTCAGGAGGGTTTGTTGGCTATTTTAATTATGAAATGATAGAAAAATGGGAAGATATATTCCATGCTGAAAAGGGTAAAAGTTTGATAAAAGATGATAAGCCATTAAGTATTTTAGTCATGACTAAAATGATTTTAGCCTATGATCATCTGCATAATACAGTTAAGATAATCAACAATCTGCAGTTAGAGGCAGATTTGAGTTTAGAAGAAAAGAAAAAGTTATATGCTCAGGCTCAATTTGAACTTAAAAAACTAAAAGATAAAATTGAAAATACTAAAAGCAAAATGGCAGTTGTTGGTGAAAGATACAGTAGTGAAAAAGCTGAATTAATATCAAATACCAGTAAAGAAGAATTTGAAGAAATGGTTAAAAAAGCAAAAGAGCATATTAGAGAGGGGGATATTTTTCAGATTGTTCTCTCGCAAAAATTTTCTATAGAAAATGACCTACCTCCATTTAAAATTTTTCGGGCTCTTCGTTCAGTAAATCCATCACCATATTCTTTTTATTTGAACTTTCCTGAAACAAGAATTATTGGGTCTTCACCAGAGGTATTAGTAAGGGTTAGAGACAATAGAGTTATGACGCGTCCTTTAGCAGGTACCAGGCCCAGAGGAAAAAACAAAAAAGAAGATTTTGAATTAGAAACTGATCTACTCAGTGATGAAAAAGAAAAGGCTGAACACACCATGTTGCTTGATTTAGGTAGAAATGACTTAAGTAGAATTGCAGCTCCTTCCAGTGTTGAGGTAACAGAATTGATGGAAGTTGAGTATTATTCAAAGGTGATGCATATTGTTTCTCAGGTAGAAGCTGACTTAAAAGAAGGGCTGGACAGTCTTGATGTTCTTAAGGCAGTTTTCCCAGCTGGTACTGTTTCTGGAGCACCTAAAATAAAAGCTATAGAATTAATTAATGACCTGGAAAAAGAAGCAAGAGGAGTATATGCTGGAACTGTTGCGTATTTAAGTTTTAATGGTAATCTTGATAGCTGTATAACAATTAGAACTTTTTCGCTGACAGATGGGAAACTCAACCTACAGGTTGGTGCAGGTATAGTTGCAGATTCTGATCCAGCGAAAGAATATCAGGAAACATTAAATAAAGGGAGAGCTTTATTTGATGCACTAAAAGTAGTTAGAGAGGATGGTATCCGTGATTTTAGTAATAGATAA
- a CDS encoding ZIP family metal transporter, with translation MSTLMYSFLAGLSTSLGAVILMIFGEPSEKILAILIGFAAGIMTAISVFELLPEALELSSLTNTVVAFILGALLMYSFDKLLPHSHLSSAGHLVTENPEKLKVQSPLLRTGFLIFLGIALHNLPEGLAIGAGFESSPEAGMYIAMAIGLHNIPEGLAIAGPLKSGGASNTKILLFTLFAGLMIPLGTIIAQFFFNISALFVGASLAFAAGAMLYIVNDELIPQSNNIHSHFANAGILIGILMGFMIL, from the coding sequence ATGAGTACTTTAATGTATAGTTTTTTAGCTGGTTTATCAACTTCGCTTGGAGCAGTAATATTGATGATCTTTGGTGAGCCAAGTGAAAAGATATTAGCGATTTTAATCGGTTTTGCTGCAGGTATTATGACGGCAATTTCAGTATTTGAACTGCTTCCGGAAGCACTTGAATTATCATCATTAACAAATACGGTTGTGGCATTTATTTTAGGAGCGCTTCTAATGTACAGTTTTGATAAATTGTTACCTCACTCTCACCTGTCTTCTGCTGGCCATTTAGTAACAGAAAATCCAGAAAAATTGAAAGTACAGTCTCCACTTCTAAGAACAGGTTTTTTAATCTTTTTGGGGATAGCTCTCCATAATTTACCAGAAGGTTTGGCTATTGGAGCAGGTTTTGAATCAAGTCCAGAAGCAGGAATGTATATTGCAATGGCAATTGGACTGCACAATATACCGGAAGGTTTAGCAATAGCAGGGCCTTTAAAATCTGGAGGAGCTTCTAATACTAAAATATTATTATTTACATTATTTGCTGGGCTTATGATACCTTTAGGTACTATAATAGCCCAATTCTTTTTCAATATTTCTGCCCTGTTTGTAGGAGCTTCACTGGCTTTTGCAGCTGGTGCTATGCTTTATATAGTGAATGATGAACTAATACCCCAGTCAAATAATATACACAGTCACTTTGCTAATGCAGGAATACTAATTGGAATATTAATGGGATTTATGATCCTATAA
- a CDS encoding ZIP family metal transporter, translating into MSTLMYSFLAGISTSLGVFVLIIFGEPSKKVLASLLGFAGGIMLAISVFELMPEAVELGSLGIALIGFLLGAFMMFGLDKIVPHSHLSSSEKLEVENPEKLKVKDPMLRTGFLIFLGIALHNLPEGLAIGAGFESSPEAGIYIAMAIALHNIPEGLAIAGPLKSGGTKTAMLFGFTLLAGLMTPLGTMIGMFIFNVSPIFVGGSLAFAAGAMVYIVNDELVPQSNNMHSHFANAGMIGGLLMGFTIL; encoded by the coding sequence ATGAGCACGTTAATGTATAGTTTTTTAGCTGGAATATCAACTTCACTTGGAGTTTTTGTATTGATTATATTTGGTGAACCGAGCAAAAAAGTATTAGCATCTTTGCTGGGATTTGCTGGAGGTATTATGCTGGCGATTTCTGTATTTGAATTAATGCCAGAAGCGGTCGAGCTTGGTTCACTTGGGATAGCGTTAATCGGGTTTTTATTGGGTGCATTTATGATGTTTGGCCTTGATAAAATTGTTCCTCATTCTCATCTTTCATCTTCGGAAAAGTTAGAAGTGGAAAACCCGGAAAAATTAAAAGTTAAAGATCCGATGCTGAGAACAGGGTTTTTGATCTTTTTGGGGATAGCTCTCCATAATTTACCAGAAGGGTTAGCGATTGGAGCAGGTTTTGAGTCAAGTCCAGAAGCAGGTATTTATATTGCAATGGCAATTGCTCTCCATAATATTCCGGAAGGACTTGCTATAGCAGGACCTTTAAAATCTGGTGGTACTAAAACAGCTATGTTATTTGGATTTACTCTTTTAGCTGGTCTTATGACACCTTTGGGTACCATGATTGGAATGTTTATATTTAATGTATCACCGATATTTGTTGGAGGTTCACTGGCTTTTGCAGCTGGAGCGATGGTTTACATTGTAAATGATGAATTAGTACCTCAGTCAAATAATATGCACAGTCATTTTGCCAATGCAGGCATGATTGGTGGTTTGTTAATGGGCTTTACAATATTATAG
- a CDS encoding glycerol dehydrogenase → MARVLQSPGKYVQGKNVLAEMADYLQDFGEKVLVIADPVVDELFSEELESGLKGKEVVMEEFNGECSKVEIDRLKDIAEDEEVEMVIGVGGGKTLDTAKAVAHYTNLPVVIVPTIAATDAPCSALSVIYTEKGVFEEYLFLPKNPDVVIIDTQIVADAPVRFLVSGMGDALATYFEAAACDLTKAPTIAGGSQTMTAVSLARLSYDTLLKYGKSAKAAAEAGVVTEALEKVVEANTLLSGLGFESGGLAAAHAIHNGLTVLEETHSNTHGEKVAFATIVQMVLEDRDPVEIERAIAFCKTVGLPTTLADLGVTEVSEDKILEVAKASTAEGETIHNMPFEVDAEMVKDAILAANNL, encoded by the coding sequence ATGGCAAGAGTATTACAGTCTCCTGGCAAATATGTTCAGGGAAAAAATGTATTAGCAGAAATGGCAGATTATCTTCAGGATTTTGGAGAAAAAGTGCTGGTTATTGCTGATCCAGTTGTAGATGAACTATTTTCAGAAGAGCTAGAATCAGGTTTAAAAGGAAAAGAAGTAGTAATGGAAGAGTTTAATGGTGAATGTTCTAAGGTGGAAATTGACAGGTTAAAAGATATTGCCGAAGACGAAGAGGTAGAGATGGTCATTGGAGTCGGTGGTGGAAAAACCTTAGATACTGCTAAAGCTGTTGCACACTACACTAATCTTCCTGTAGTTATTGTCCCTACCATTGCTGCAACTGATGCTCCTTGTAGTGCTTTATCTGTAATCTATACAGAAAAAGGAGTATTTGAAGAATATCTATTTTTACCAAAAAATCCTGATGTTGTAATTATTGATACTCAAATTGTTGCTGATGCTCCGGTTAGATTTTTAGTTTCTGGTATGGGGGATGCTCTAGCAACTTATTTTGAAGCAGCTGCCTGTGATTTAACTAAAGCTCCAACAATTGCTGGTGGAAGCCAGACAATGACCGCTGTAAGTCTTGCTCGATTGAGCTATGACACCTTATTAAAGTACGGCAAATCTGCTAAAGCAGCAGCAGAAGCAGGTGTGGTTACAGAAGCTCTTGAAAAAGTTGTAGAAGCAAATACACTTTTAAGTGGTTTAGGTTTTGAAAGTGGTGGATTAGCTGCAGCTCATGCAATTCACAATGGTTTGACTGTATTAGAAGAAACTCACAGCAATACCCATGGTGAAAAAGTAGCATTTGCTACTATAGTGCAGATGGTTTTAGAAGATAGAGATCCTGTAGAAATTGAAAGAGCTATTGCTTTTTGCAAAACAGTTGGCTTACCAACAACTCTGGCTGACCTTGGTGTAACTGAGGTTAGTGAAGATAAAATATTAGAAGTTGCAAAAGCAAGTACTGCCGAAGGAGAAACAATCCACAATATGCCATTTGAAGTAGATGCAGAAATGGTTAAAGATGCTATTTTGGCTGCTAATAATCTCTAA
- a CDS encoding family 65 glycosyl hydrolase domain-containing protein, translated as MKKYFKVDDWKVIEEGFDKNYNRVTESIMSLANGHMGLRGNFAEQYSGDSLQGTYIAGVYYPDKTIVGWWKNGYPEYFAKIANATNFIGIDLKIDDTIIDLAQVEFSSFKRVLNMKEAYLERSFIVKVNDDQLEINEKRFLNQEKKETAAVKYSIKALEGNHSVQLTPYLDGNVKNEDANYGDFFWKGEEQLNNKQQSLLSMKTKKSHFKVSTAMEWKINKEYNRLEKINEENYIADKITLKLNKGEKINLEKFIAVCTSRDYEKNLVNTKAVEKAAEAVSLGFDKLFAEHKNAWAKIWQESDIKIEGDLEAQQGIRFNIFHLNQTYTGHDPRLNIGPKGFTGEKYGGLTYWDTEAYCLPFYLATHSQKVAKNLLIYRHNHLQKAIENADKLGLKGALYPMVTINGEECHNEWEITFEEIHRNGAIAHAIKDYIDYTGDQEYIRDYGFEVLAEISRFWADRAHYNPRKDKYMIIGVTGPNEYENNINNNWYTNKIAAWTLKYTLKNRKYLKENYPEAYNDLIDKLQLSEKDYQLWQDMIEKMYYPYLEEYDIYAQQDGYLDKEQKLVSDLNEEDIPLHKNWSWDKILRSPYIKQADVLQGIYYFEDEFDQDSMERHFDFYEPRTVHESSLSPCIYSIIAAEIGRKEKAYQLYLRTARLDLDNYNYDTDDGLHITSMAGTWMSIVEGFAGFEVKNSQAQFRPFLPEAWNSYNFKIMFKERRIKIEVNQEKVVFELEKGKKLEIKVYDKEYKLKPEQKLIIEN; from the coding sequence TTGAAAAAATACTTTAAAGTTGATGACTGGAAAGTTATAGAAGAAGGTTTTGATAAAAATTATAATAGAGTAACAGAAAGTATAATGAGTTTAGCTAATGGACATATGGGATTAAGAGGTAATTTTGCTGAACAGTATAGTGGTGACAGCCTTCAGGGAACATATATTGCCGGTGTATATTATCCTGACAAAACAATTGTAGGCTGGTGGAAAAATGGTTACCCGGAATATTTTGCGAAAATAGCTAATGCAACAAATTTTATTGGTATTGATTTGAAAATAGATGACACTATAATTGATTTAGCGCAAGTTGAATTTAGTTCTTTTAAAAGAGTCCTGAATATGAAAGAAGCTTATTTAGAAAGGTCTTTTATCGTTAAAGTAAACGATGATCAGCTTGAAATTAATGAAAAACGATTTTTAAATCAAGAAAAAAAAGAAACTGCCGCAGTTAAATATTCAATTAAAGCACTTGAAGGAAACCATTCGGTACAGTTAACTCCTTATCTAGACGGTAATGTAAAAAATGAAGATGCAAATTATGGTGATTTTTTCTGGAAAGGTGAAGAACAGCTTAATAATAAACAGCAGTCATTACTAAGCATGAAAACTAAAAAATCACATTTTAAAGTAAGTACTGCTATGGAATGGAAAATAAATAAGGAATATAATCGGCTTGAAAAAATAAATGAAGAAAATTACATTGCCGATAAAATAACTTTAAAGCTAAACAAAGGAGAAAAAATTAATCTCGAAAAATTTATTGCTGTCTGTACAAGTCGGGATTATGAAAAAAATTTAGTTAATACTAAAGCGGTAGAAAAAGCTGCTGAGGCTGTATCACTGGGCTTTGATAAACTTTTTGCTGAACATAAGAATGCCTGGGCAAAAATCTGGCAGGAAAGTGACATTAAAATTGAAGGGGACCTGGAAGCTCAACAGGGCATTAGATTTAACATTTTTCATTTAAACCAAACTTATACAGGCCATGATCCCCGATTAAATATAGGGCCTAAAGGTTTTACCGGCGAAAAATATGGTGGTTTAACCTACTGGGACACAGAAGCTTACTGTTTACCATTTTATTTAGCTACCCACAGTCAGAAAGTTGCAAAGAATTTATTAATCTACAGACATAATCACCTCCAAAAGGCTATAGAAAATGCAGATAAACTTGGTCTTAAAGGTGCTCTTTATCCAATGGTAACCATCAATGGAGAAGAATGCCATAATGAATGGGAAATTACTTTCGAAGAGATTCATCGCAATGGAGCAATTGCCCATGCAATCAAAGATTATATTGATTACACAGGTGATCAGGAATATATTAGAGATTATGGTTTTGAAGTTTTAGCAGAGATTTCTCGTTTTTGGGCTGACCGCGCTCATTACAACCCCCGCAAAGATAAGTATATGATTATTGGGGTTACAGGGCCTAATGAGTATGAAAATAATATTAATAATAATTGGTATACCAATAAAATAGCCGCCTGGACACTTAAATATACTTTAAAAAACAGGAAATATTTAAAAGAAAATTATCCAGAAGCTTACAATGATTTAATTGATAAACTTCAATTAAGCGAAAAAGATTATCAGCTCTGGCAGGATATGATAGAAAAAATGTACTACCCCTATCTGGAAGAATATGATATTTATGCCCAACAGGATGGCTATTTAGATAAAGAACAAAAGCTGGTTTCTGATTTAAATGAAGAGGATATCCCACTTCACAAAAACTGGTCCTGGGATAAAATTCTTCGCTCTCCATATATAAAACAGGCTGATGTTCTCCAGGGAATTTATTATTTTGAGGATGAATTTGATCAAGATAGTATGGAAAGGCATTTTGATTTTTATGAACCACGAACTGTTCATGAATCTTCTCTATCACCCTGCATCTATTCTATTATTGCTGCAGAAATAGGTAGAAAAGAAAAGGCCTATCAGCTTTATCTCAGAACTGCTAGATTAGATCTTGATAATTATAATTATGATACAGATGATGGACTGCATATTACCAGTATGGCAGGAACCTGGATGTCAATAGTTGAAGGCTTTGCTGGATTTGAAGTTAAAAATAGTCAGGCCCAGTTTAGGCCCTTCCTACCAGAAGCATGGAACTCCTATAATTTTAAGATAATGTTTAAGGAAAGAAGAATTAAAATTGAAGTTAATCAAGAAAAAGTCGTTTTTGAACTAGAGAAAGGTAAAAAGCTTGAAATAAAAGTTTATGATAAAGAATATAAACTTAAGCCTGAACAAAAATTAATAATTGAAAACTGA
- a CDS encoding HAD family hydrolase produces the protein MLKNRQRYLFDLDGTLLTINIDKFLNRYFAALSAEFDDLYPDKQGFISNLMASTQKMIKNDGKKTNREVFMEDFLAHLNGEDREEIKKRFHDFYQNVFPSLEKDFEIDKQTPANIISYLKEKNKSLVLATNPLFPRQAVVERLNWAGIAAEDFDFISSYENMSYAKPNPNYYQEILDKIGASPNNCLMIGNDLEDDTAAQDIGIPTLIINNHLIENEAKDLDLVWQGSLDEFYSLIKSQL, from the coding sequence GTGTTAAAGAATAGACAAAGATATTTATTTGATTTAGATGGGACTTTGTTAACAATTAATATTGATAAATTTTTAAACCGTTATTTTGCTGCTTTATCTGCTGAGTTTGATGATCTATATCCAGATAAACAGGGATTTATCTCTAACTTGATGGCTTCAACCCAAAAAATGATTAAAAATGATGGTAAAAAGACCAACCGCGAGGTATTTATGGAAGATTTTTTAGCTCATTTAAATGGAGAAGATCGAGAAGAAATAAAAAAACGTTTCCACGACTTTTATCAAAATGTTTTTCCTTCTTTAGAAAAAGATTTTGAAATAGATAAACAGACTCCAGCTAATATTATTTCTTATCTAAAAGAAAAAAATAAAAGTCTTGTCCTGGCAACCAATCCGCTTTTTCCTCGACAGGCTGTTGTGGAAAGATTAAATTGGGCCGGAATAGCAGCAGAAGATTTTGATTTTATCAGTAGTTATGAAAATATGAGTTATGCGAAACCAAATCCTAATTATTATCAGGAGATACTCGATAAAATTGGGGCAAGTCCTAATAATTGTTTAATGATAGGTAATGATCTGGAAGATGATACTGCAGCCCAGGATATTGGTATTCCAACTTTAATAATCAATAATCATTTAATTGAAAATGAAGCAAAAGATCTGGATTTAGTCTGGCAGGGTAGTTTAGATGAATTTTATTCTTTAATAAAAAGCCAACTATAA
- a CDS encoding GAF domain-containing protein gives MNKQEKKLKEMNKAFKALLESEADWLANLANSTAILSQFMDDINWAGYYIWKNDQLILGPFQGKTACVRIDEDKGVCGKAYTQRKILVVKDVSEFPGHIVCDPLSKSEIVLPIIVAGEAIAVLDIDSPKLARFGELERKYLAEFTDILIENTNFLPLMEKF, from the coding sequence ATGAATAAGCAAGAAAAAAAATTAAAAGAGATGAATAAAGCCTTTAAAGCCTTACTAGAATCTGAAGCTGATTGGCTGGCAAATCTTGCTAATAGTACAGCTATTTTATCTCAATTTATGGATGATATTAATTGGGCAGGTTATTATATCTGGAAAAATGATCAATTAATTTTAGGCCCATTCCAGGGCAAAACTGCCTGTGTGAGGATTGATGAAGATAAAGGTGTCTGTGGAAAGGCATATACCCAGCGCAAAATTTTAGTTGTTAAAGATGTCAGTGAATTTCCCGGTCATATAGTTTGTGATCCTCTTTCTAAATCAGAAATCGTGTTACCTATAATTGTGGCAGGAGAAGCTATTGCAGTACTTGATATTGATAGTCCTAAATTAGCTCGTTTCGGAGAGCTTGAGCGTAAATATTTAGCAGAATTTACTGATATATTGATTGAAAATACTAATTTTTTACCCTTAATGGAGAAATTTTAA
- a CDS encoding lysine exporter LysO family protein: MDFYLILFFLFSGIFLGWKVNKDNYFLKLSDKITKLGLVILLAAMGADLGSNEEIYRQLGRIGLQALLFAIFTIVFSVMLIYFFAKLIAGNSFNSDFKKHPDTQKNESNMTFLIFISVISGIIIGRFWLGEDFYSFLAPIINYSLALLLFGVGVDIGASREILEDLKLLGWKILAIPLLIAIGTLIGSVLIGVLLGFAVGESAAVGSGFGWYSLSGVLISNLHGAELGSLAFLTNVFRELLTVILIPIVAKYFGSLAAIAPGGATTMDVTLPLIKEAGGESVVIPAFISGAVLSTLVPILVPFFLGF; this comes from the coding sequence TTGGATTTTTATTTGATCTTATTTTTTCTATTCAGCGGTATCTTTTTGGGCTGGAAGGTAAATAAAGATAATTATTTTCTTAAGCTATCTGATAAAATAACTAAACTGGGTTTAGTTATTCTTTTGGCTGCAATGGGGGCGGATTTAGGTAGTAATGAAGAAATTTATCGACAGTTAGGTAGGATTGGACTGCAGGCATTATTATTTGCTATTTTTACTATTGTTTTTAGTGTAATGTTAATCTATTTTTTTGCTAAATTGATCGCTGGTAACAGCTTTAATTCAGACTTTAAAAAACATCCTGACACACAAAAAAATGAAAGCAATATGACTTTTTTAATATTCATTTCGGTCATTTCCGGTATTATTATTGGACGTTTTTGGCTTGGAGAAGATTTTTATAGCTTTTTAGCACCAATAATAAATTATTCGCTAGCCCTATTATTATTTGGGGTAGGAGTTGATATTGGTGCCAGCAGAGAAATATTAGAAGATCTTAAATTATTAGGGTGGAAGATTCTAGCAATTCCTTTATTGATCGCAATAGGAACTTTAATAGGTTCTGTTTTAATTGGGGTTTTGCTTGGTTTTGCTGTAGGAGAATCAGCTGCAGTCGGTTCTGGTTTTGGTTGGTACAGTCTTTCTGGGGTATTGATTTCAAATTTACATGGAGCAGAACTTGGTTCCTTAGCATTTCTGACAAATGTTTTTAGGGAGTTACTAACTGTTATTTTAATCCCAATTGTGGCAAAATATTTTGGTAGTTTGGCTGCAATTGCACCTGGAGGAGCTACCACAATGGATGTTACTTTACCTTTAATTAAAGAAGCAGGAGGAGAATCTGTTGTAATCCCAGCTTTTATTAGTGGAGCTGTACTGTCAACTTTAGTTCCTATTTTAGTACCATTTTTTTTGGGGTTCTAA
- a CDS encoding alanine racemase, with the protein MDFPVIDIYLNKIEENALQMKAMLNDNNINLTAVVKGFAGDLKVFNCFQKAAINSIADSRLQNIKKYRAAGYQGEIMMLRIPMCSELEEAVKYIDTTLISEIETARAAAKAAVKLNKEIKVIIMVDLGDRREGVLAENLKELAAEIIKLDGLKLDGIGTNLGCFAGVLPDEKNTKELIKYKKELEKEFSIKINRISAGNTATTILLNNNELSSSINNLRIGEGILLGTDIINERLFNNLNHYNFRLRAEIIELKAKPSNPEGEMAFGGKGRNQILKDQGLRQRAIAAVGKQDIDYHGLYPLDKGIEVLGASSDHLIMDVTDLKRKIAVGDILTFKMNYSAMLRAMTSVYVKKNYLNK; encoded by the coding sequence TTGGACTTTCCTGTTATTGATATATATTTAAATAAAATAGAAGAAAATGCACTGCAGATGAAGGCAATGCTAAACGATAATAATATTAATTTGACTGCAGTAGTTAAAGGTTTTGCTGGTGACTTAAAAGTTTTTAACTGTTTTCAAAAAGCTGCTATCAATAGTATTGCTGACTCTAGACTACAGAACATAAAAAAATATAGGGCGGCAGGATATCAGGGAGAAATAATGATGCTTAGAATTCCTATGTGTTCTGAACTTGAAGAAGCAGTAAAATACATAGATACAACTCTGATCAGTGAGATCGAAACTGCTCGAGCAGCTGCTAAAGCTGCAGTTAAATTAAACAAAGAAATCAAGGTTATTATTATGGTTGATTTAGGAGACAGGAGAGAAGGGGTTTTAGCTGAAAACTTAAAAGAGCTGGCTGCAGAGATAATAAAACTTGATGGTCTTAAATTAGACGGAATTGGCACTAACTTAGGTTGTTTTGCTGGAGTATTACCAGATGAAAAAAACACAAAAGAACTTATAAAATATAAGAAAGAATTAGAAAAAGAATTTTCAATTAAGATAAATAGAATTTCTGCCGGTAATACCGCTACTACTATTTTGTTAAATAACAATGAACTTAGCTCTTCAATTAATAACTTGCGGATTGGCGAAGGTATTTTGCTGGGAACTGATATTATTAATGAGCGGTTATTTAACAATTTAAATCATTATAATTTTCGTTTACGGGCAGAAATAATAGAGCTAAAGGCTAAACCTTCTAACCCAGAAGGTGAGATGGCATTTGGTGGTAAGGGTAGAAATCAGATTTTAAAAGATCAAGGGCTCAGGCAAAGGGCAATAGCAGCAGTTGGAAAACAGGACATTGATTATCATGGTTTATACCCGCTTGATAAAGGAATAGAAGTACTTGGGGCAAGCAGTGATCACTTGATAATGGATGTAACAGATTTAAAGAGGAAAATAGCTGTGGGAGATATCTTAACATTTAAAATGAATTATAGTGCAATGTTAAGAGCTATGACTTCTGTGTATGTTAAAAAAAATTATTTAAACAAATAA
- a CDS encoding Hsp20/alpha crystallin family protein, whose amino-acid sequence MFDLVPFRNCKRRSVAEHDDDPFNMVSGLFNEVMDFADRSFRADIKETDDKYIIEAEMPGINKEDIQLELDDDYLTISVDHTEEEKEENENYIRRERRHGRYARSFYLENVKQDEITAEYNDGILTIDLPKVEKKVVKKRTIDIN is encoded by the coding sequence ATGTTTGATTTAGTACCATTTAGAAACTGCAAGCGTAGAAGTGTTGCTGAACATGATGATGATCCATTTAACATGGTATCAGGATTATTTAATGAAGTGATGGACTTTGCTGATCGTAGTTTCAGAGCTGACATTAAAGAAACTGATGATAAATATATCATAGAAGCAGAAATGCCTGGTATTAATAAAGAAGATATTCAGCTCGAACTTGATGATGATTATCTAACAATTTCTGTAGATCATACAGAAGAAGAAAAAGAAGAAAATGAAAACTATATTCGTCGTGAAAGAAGGCATGGCAGATATGCTCGTAGTTTCTATCTGGAAAATGTTAAACAGGATGAAATAACTGCAGAATATAATGATGGTATTTTAACCATTGATCTGCCAAAAGTAGAGAAAAAAGTTGTTAAGAAACGCACAATTGATATAAATTAA